The following proteins are co-located in the Paraphotobacterium marinum genome:
- a CDS encoding NAD(P)/FAD-dependent oxidoreductase, which produces MNFAIIGAGLSSLSLASFLKDYGQVTIFEKSRGLGGRIATRYHKDFNFDHGAQFFTVKSATFKQFLEPSIRNESLKIWPARFIEIKNGQYSNQKVWNKDFPHYVGVPNMNSFLKNKSNHHDIKLETNIKKIKKVADKWNVFDQDNNEYGFFDWVFVTAPYQQTKNLIEEHTTFSEQVSFIKMKGCFTLMIEMDHFNDLGWDAALVRDKNISWISVNSSKPGRGSAKTMVIHSTNDWADTNMNLEKKAALRFLLNELDTILPGICNNIRFADIHRWRYANVDKQNGQNSYLDPNSKIGACGDWFIKGRVESGFSSAEHLFNNLKTLL; this is translated from the coding sequence GTCAAGTTACAATTTTTGAAAAATCCAGAGGACTTGGCGGAAGAATTGCAACACGTTATCATAAAGACTTTAATTTTGATCATGGAGCTCAATTTTTTACTGTAAAAAGCGCAACTTTCAAACAATTTTTAGAACCTTCAATTCGTAATGAGTCGCTAAAGATCTGGCCAGCAAGATTTATCGAAATTAAAAATGGTCAGTACTCAAATCAAAAAGTTTGGAATAAAGACTTTCCACATTATGTGGGGGTGCCAAATATGAATTCTTTTCTAAAAAATAAGAGTAACCATCATGATATCAAATTAGAAACAAACATCAAGAAAATAAAAAAAGTAGCGGACAAGTGGAATGTGTTTGATCAAGATAATAATGAATATGGTTTTTTCGATTGGGTGTTTGTGACCGCTCCTTATCAACAAACAAAAAATTTAATAGAAGAACATACTACATTTAGTGAACAGGTTTCGTTTATTAAGATGAAGGGGTGTTTCACTTTAATGATAGAAATGGATCATTTTAATGATTTGGGATGGGATGCGGCTCTAGTTCGTGATAAAAACATCAGTTGGATTTCTGTAAATTCATCTAAGCCTGGCAGAGGATCGGCCAAAACAATGGTTATTCATTCGACCAATGATTGGGCCGATACAAATATGAATCTTGAAAAGAAAGCAGCTTTAAGATTTTTATTAAATGAGCTAGATACTATCCTTCCAGGGATTTGTAACAACATCAGATTCGCAGATATCCATCGATGGCGGTATGCGAATGTAGACAAACAAAATGGACAAAATTCATACCTTGATCCAAACTCAAAAATAGGGGCTTGTGGAGACTGGTTTATAAAAGGACGAGTAGAGTCAGGGTTTTCTTCCGCTGAGCATTTATTTAATAATTTGAAAACGTTACTTTGA